CCTGGCCGCATCGGCGTGCGCATCGGCTTCAACGAGACCGACGCCCGGCGCATGTTCGCAGGCAGCGACTTCCTGCTGATGCCGTCGCGCTACGAGCCCTGCGGCCTGAGCCAGATGTACGCCCAGCGCTTCGGCTCGCTGCCGGTGGCGCGCAACACCGGCGGGCTGGCCGACACCATCGAGAACGGCGTGACCGGTTTCCTGTTCGACGACTCCACCGTAGACAGCTACCGCGAAGCCCTGGGCCGCGCTTTCTATGTGTACGGCAAGAAGCACCTGCTCAATGCCATGCGCTGCCTGTCGATGACCCAGCCGTTCAACTGGTGCCAGGCGGTGGAACCCTACGCGCGCCTGTACGAAGACCTGGTGAAGCAGACGCAGCACGCCCATTACTGAGCGGAGAGCCGACGATGCACAAGCATGGCGCACAGTTGCTGGACGCCACGTCGGCGCGCTTCGCCCTGTGGGCGCCAGATGCGCGCAGCGTGAGCGTGGCGATCGGCCAGCAGCCGCCCGTGGCACTGCTGCCCGACGACGATGGCTGGTACACCGGCGTCGCCCCCTGCCAGGTGGGCGAGCGCTATCAGTTCGTGATCGACGATGAACTGCGCGTGGCCGACCCGGCCTCGCGCTGCCAGCCCGAGGGCGTGCAGGGCCCCAGCGAGCTGGTCGACCTGGGCGGCTACCCGTGGCGCCATCCCTGGCAGGGGCGGCCCTGGCACGAGGCAGTGATCCAGGAGCTGCACGTCGGCCTGCTCGACGGCTACGCGGGCGTTGCCAAGGTGCTGCCGCGCCTGGCCGAACTGGGGGTCAGCGCCATCGAGCTGATGCCGCTGGGGCAGTTCCCCGGCGCGCGCAACTGGGGCTACGACGGCGTGCTGCCATTCGCCCCGCAGCACAGCTATGGTCGCCCGCAGGACCTGTGCGCGCTGGTCGACGCCGCCCATGGCCAGCGCTTGATGGTGCTGGTGGACGTGGTCTACAACCACTTCGGCCCGGACGGCAACTACCTGCACCGCTACGCCAGCCCGTTCTTCCGTGAAGACCGCCAGACACCGTGGGGCGCGGCCATCGACTTCCGCCGCGCCGAGGTGCGCGAGTTCTTCATCCAGAACGCCCTGATGTGGCTGTGCGACTACCGTTGCGACGGCCTGCGCCTGGACGCGGTGCATGCCATCGACCAGCCGGACTTTCTCGTCGAACTGGCGCAGCGGGTACGCGCCACGGTCGAGCCCGGGCGGCAGGTCTGGCTGGTGCTGGAGAACGAGCACAACCAGGCCACGCTGCTCGAGCAAGGCTTCGATGCGCAGTGGAACGACGACGGCCACAACGCCCTGCACGTACTGCTGACCGGCGAAACCGAAGGCTACTACGCCGATTACAAGGACCGGCCAATCGAGCAGTTGGCGCGCTGCCTGGCCGAGGGCTTCGTGTTCCAGGGCCAGCCCGACCGCCACGGCAGGCCGCGCGGCGAGCCCAGCGGCCACCTGCCGCCCAGCGCTTTCGTGCTGTTCCTGCAGAACCACGATCAGGTCGGCAACCGCGCCCTGGGCGAACGGCTGTCCCGGCTCTGCCCGCCGCCGGCCCTGAAGGCGGCCACCACCCTGCTGCTGCTGGCACCGATGATCCCGCTGCTGTTCATGGGCGACGACGACGGCAGCCGCAAGCCGTTCCTGTTCTTCACCGACTTCCACGACGCGCTGGCCGATGCCGTGCGTGAAGGCCGGCGTGGCGAGTTCGCTCATTTCGAAGCCTTCGCCGACCCGCAGAAGCGCGAGCAGATACCCGACCCCAACGCCGAGGCCACCTTCGAAACCTCCAAACCTCGGCAACAAGAGGTGCTGGCCGGCTGGCACGGCCTGTACCAGCAGTTGCTCGAATTGCGCAGGCGCCATGTCATCCCGCACCTGCCCGGCACCCGCGCCGAGGGCTGCGAGGTACTCGGCGCCAAGGCGCTGACCGCCCGCTGGCGCCTGGGCGACGGCCAGCAGCTGCGCATCGACCTGAACCTCGATGCCCAGCCCCAGCCGGTCACCCTGCCGGCCCTGCCCCGCCGCCTGTTCGACAGCAGCGACAACGCCCACCCCGACTCGACGCTCGCCGCGCACAGCTGCGTGGTGAGCCTGCTGCCCCCCGACCAGGAGACGCCATGAGCGCAGAGCCCCTTCACCGCCTGGCCGCCCGGGTGGGCCTGGCCCGCGACTGGATCGACGCCAACAACCGCCCGCAGCAGGTCAGCGATGACGTGCTGCGCCAGGTGCTCGCCGGCCTTGGCCACCCGGCAGGCAACGCTGCCGAGATCGACGCCAGCCTGCGCGCCGTCGAGCAGGCCGAAGACAGCGAGCACCTGCCACCGTTGCTGACCGTGGACATCGACCAGCCCCTAGACCTGCAGCGTTACTTCAGCGCCGCCAGCCAGGTGCATTGCAGCCTGGAAGACGGCAGCCAGCGCAGCCTGACCCTGGACGCCCAGGCGCGCCTACCGGCCGGCTTGCCCCTGGGCTATCACCGCCTGGATATCGATGGCCGGACCTGCACCGTGGCCGTGGCACCGGTGCGTTGCCATGCCCTGCAAGACTGCGTGGAGCAGCCCCCGCCCCGTTGCTGGGGCCTCGCCGTGCAGCTGTACAGCCTGCGACGCCCCGGCGATGGCGGCTTTGGCGACTGCCTGGCGCTGGAACAACTGGCGCGCCACGCAGCCGAGCGCGGCGCCGATGCCCTGGCGATCAGCCCGATCCACACCCTGTCGGCCTTCGACCAACATCACTACAGCCCCTATTCGCCGTCCAGCCGCCTGCTGCTGAATGTGCTCTATGCCAGCCCCGGCGTGGTCTTCGGCGAACGCGAAGTGCGCATGGCCACCGAGGCCTGTGGCCTGCAGGCCACCCTCGAAGCGCTGGAGCAGCAGACGCTGGTGGACTGGCCCCGGGCCGCCGAGGCCCGACTGCGCCTGCTCGAAGCGCTCTACCGGCACTTCAGCCAGGGCGAGCACCCCTTGCGCGCGGACTTCGATAGCTTTCGCGCCAACGCCGGCGAGCAACTGGAACACCACTGCCGCTTCGAAGTGCTGCAGGCCGAGGCGGTGAGCAGCGGCCTGGGCGCGGACTGGCGCAACTGGCCCAAGGCCTGGCACGACCCCTACGACCCCGAGGTCGAGGCCTTCGCCAACGCCTACCCGGCGCGGGTCGAGTTCCATGCCTTCTGTCAGTGGCTGGCCGAGCGCAGCCTGCAACGGGCCCAGGATGCGGCGCGCGGCAACGGCATGGCCGTGGGCCTGATCGCCGACCTGGCGGTGGGCGCCGACGGTGCCGGCAGCCAGGCCTGGAGCCGCCAGGACGAACTGCTGGCCGAACTCAACGTCGGCGCCCCGCCCGATATCCTCAACCGCGCCGGGCAAGACTGGGGCATCTGCGCATTCTCCCCTGAAGGCCTGCGGCGCAATGGCTACCGCGCCTTCATCGAAATGCTGCGGGCCAACCTGGCCCATGCCGGCGGCCTGCGCATCGACCATGTGATGGGCCTGCGCCGCCTGTGGCTGATCCCCCGTGGCGCCAAGCCCAGCGAAGGCGCCTACCTGGAGTACCCGCTGGACGACCTGCTGCGCCTGCTGGCGCTGGAGTCGGTGCGACACCAGGCGATCATCCTCGGCGAGGACCTGGGCACCGTGCCCGAGGGCCTGCGCGAGCGCCTGGCCGACAAGGCCGTGCTGGGCATGCGCGTGCTGCCGTTCGAGCAGCAACCGCCAGGCCGGTTCACCCCGATCCTCGACTGGCCGGACAACGCCCTGGCCACCACCGGCACCCATGACCTGGCGCCGCTCGCCGGCTGGCTGGCCAGCCGTGACATCGACTGGAGCCATCGCCTGCAATTGATCGACGCCGCCACCGAACTGCACTGGCGCCACACCCGGGCCCTGGAGCGCGATGGACTGCGCCGTACCTTGGAGCAGAACTACGGGCCACTGCGCGACGATTCGGCGCTGATCGACGCGGCGATCCGCTACGTCGGCCATACCCGCGCACCGCTGGTGCTGGTGCCGCTGGAAGACCTGCTGGGCAGCGACGAGCAACCCAACCTGCCCGGCACCACCAGCGGCCATCCCAACTGGCGGCGCCGCTTCAAGGCGCCGGTACGCGAGCTGCTCGACGACGAGGACGCCGCCCGGCGCCTGGAGCTGCTGGCCCAGGCCCGCGAACAAGCCTGGGAGCGTGACCGATGAAACCCTTGACCGCGACCCTGCGCCTGCAACTGCACAGCGACTTCACCCTCGACCACGCGGTACCGCTGGTGCCCTATTTCGCCCGGCTGGGTATCAGCCACCTGTACGCCTCGCCGATCCTCACCGCCCGCGCAGGCTCGCGCCATGGCTATGACGTGGTCGACCCGACCCGGGTCAATCCCGAACTCGGCGGCGAGGCGGCGCTCGAACGCCTGGTGGCCGCCTTGCGCCAGCATGGCATGGGGCTGATCGTCGACACCGTGTCCAACCACATGGCCGTGGGCGGCGCCGACAACCCCTGGTGGCAGAGCCTGCTGGCCTGGGGCCGGCGCAGCCCCTACGCGGAATTCTTCGATATCCAGTGGCATTCCAGCGACCCGTTGCTGGCCGGCCAGCTGTTGCTGCCGTTCCTCGGCAGCGACTATGGCGCCGCCCTGCACAACGGCGAGATCCCGCTGACCTTCGACGCACAACACGG
This sequence is a window from Pseudomonas maumuensis. Protein-coding genes within it:
- the treZ gene encoding malto-oligosyltrehalose trehalohydrolase, whose amino-acid sequence is MHKHGAQLLDATSARFALWAPDARSVSVAIGQQPPVALLPDDDGWYTGVAPCQVGERYQFVIDDELRVADPASRCQPEGVQGPSELVDLGGYPWRHPWQGRPWHEAVIQELHVGLLDGYAGVAKVLPRLAELGVSAIELMPLGQFPGARNWGYDGVLPFAPQHSYGRPQDLCALVDAAHGQRLMVLVDVVYNHFGPDGNYLHRYASPFFREDRQTPWGAAIDFRRAEVREFFIQNALMWLCDYRCDGLRLDAVHAIDQPDFLVELAQRVRATVEPGRQVWLVLENEHNQATLLEQGFDAQWNDDGHNALHVLLTGETEGYYADYKDRPIEQLARCLAEGFVFQGQPDRHGRPRGEPSGHLPPSAFVLFLQNHDQVGNRALGERLSRLCPPPALKAATTLLLLAPMIPLLFMGDDDGSRKPFLFFTDFHDALADAVREGRRGEFAHFEAFADPQKREQIPDPNAEATFETSKPRQQEVLAGWHGLYQQLLELRRRHVIPHLPGTRAEGCEVLGAKALTARWRLGDGQQLRIDLNLDAQPQPVTLPALPRRLFDSSDNAHPDSTLAAHSCVVSLLPPDQETP
- the malQ gene encoding 4-alpha-glucanotransferase codes for the protein MSAEPLHRLAARVGLARDWIDANNRPQQVSDDVLRQVLAGLGHPAGNAAEIDASLRAVEQAEDSEHLPPLLTVDIDQPLDLQRYFSAASQVHCSLEDGSQRSLTLDAQARLPAGLPLGYHRLDIDGRTCTVAVAPVRCHALQDCVEQPPPRCWGLAVQLYSLRRPGDGGFGDCLALEQLARHAAERGADALAISPIHTLSAFDQHHYSPYSPSSRLLLNVLYASPGVVFGEREVRMATEACGLQATLEALEQQTLVDWPRAAEARLRLLEALYRHFSQGEHPLRADFDSFRANAGEQLEHHCRFEVLQAEAVSSGLGADWRNWPKAWHDPYDPEVEAFANAYPARVEFHAFCQWLAERSLQRAQDAARGNGMAVGLIADLAVGADGAGSQAWSRQDELLAELNVGAPPDILNRAGQDWGICAFSPEGLRRNGYRAFIEMLRANLAHAGGLRIDHVMGLRRLWLIPRGAKPSEGAYLEYPLDDLLRLLALESVRHQAIILGEDLGTVPEGLRERLADKAVLGMRVLPFEQQPPGRFTPILDWPDNALATTGTHDLAPLAGWLASRDIDWSHRLQLIDAATELHWRHTRALERDGLRRTLEQNYGPLRDDSALIDAAIRYVGHTRAPLVLVPLEDLLGSDEQPNLPGTTSGHPNWRRRFKAPVRELLDDEDAARRLELLAQAREQAWERDR